A single Salminus brasiliensis chromosome 20, fSalBra1.hap2, whole genome shotgun sequence DNA region contains:
- the spring1 gene encoding SREBP regulating gene protein, whose amino-acid sequence MVVRRLLRRRWVLGVVLGLSLLYFLTSTFKQEERPGHDRTLLQARESDHHIPWRVKFNLGNSSRQITQCRNSIQGKALLTDELGYVCERKDLLVNGCCNVNSPSSRQYICKSCLPNGCCSVYEYCVSCCLQPDKQPLLERFLNRAAEGFQNLFTAVGDHFELCLAKCRTSSQSVQHENTYRNPQAKYCYGENPPELLPV is encoded by the exons ATGGTGGTCCGCAGGCTGCTGCGCAGACGCTGGGTCCTGGGGGTCGTCCTCGGCTTGTCCCTCCTTTACTTTCTCACAAGCACCTTCAAACAG GAGGAGCGACCCGGACATGACCGGACTCTCCTGCAGGCGAGGGAATCCGACCACCACATTCCATGGAGAGTGAAGTTCAACCTGGGCAACAGCAGCAGGCAGATCACACAGTGCAGGAACTCCATACAAGGAAAGGCGCTCCTCACTGACGAACTTG gttatgtgtgtgagaggaaaGACCTGCTGGTGAACGGCTGCTGCAATGTGAATTCACCAAGCTCCAGGCAGTACATCTGTAAGAGCTGCCTGCCCAACGGCTGCTGCAGTGTGTACGAGTACTGCGTCTCCTGCTGCCTGCAGCCTGACAAG caacCTCTTCTGGAGCGCTTTTTGAACCGAGCGGCAGAGGGGTTTCAGAATCTCTTCACAGCAGTGGGGGATCACTTTGAGCTGTGCCTAGCTAAATGTCGTACCTCCTCGCAG AGTGTCCAGCATGAAAACACATACAGAAACCCCCAGGCCAAGTACTGTTATGGAGAAAACCCCCCCGAGCTCCTGCCAGTCTGA